The following proteins are co-located in the Micromonospora viridifaciens genome:
- a CDS encoding Imm51 family immunity protein: MKGSRSNEHSLSNSSTELRHLASCPGESRANCCVTATPESLSDRRSPLPAGPTHLGYFWEGIVELLVVAEALTLEGRFLSYSEGGAFYATSNDRGALDALAVLLGAVAADGNRLRHLMEYAKTSGFEFGDRARYGHSERADRR; encoded by the coding sequence GTGAAGGGCAGCAGGTCGAACGAACACAGCTTGTCCAACTCCTCGACTGAGCTGCGGCACTTGGCAAGCTGCCCGGGCGAGAGTCGTGCCAACTGCTGCGTAACGGCCACGCCCGAAAGCTTGTCAGACCGTAGATCACCACTGCCCGCTGGACCCACTCATCTCGGCTACTTCTGGGAGGGGATCGTCGAGCTGCTCGTCGTGGCCGAGGCCCTCACCCTTGAAGGTCGCTTCTTGTCCTATTCAGAGGGCGGCGCTTTCTACGCCACCAGCAACGATCGAGGCGCGCTTGATGCCTTAGCTGTCCTGCTCGGTGCAGTCGCAGCCGACGGTAATCGCCTGCGGCACCTCATGGAGTACGCCAAGACCAGTGGCTTCGAATTTGGCGACCGAGCCCGCTACGGGCACAGCGAGCGGGCTGATCGCCGGTGA
- a CDS encoding STAS domain-containing protein: protein MRCGVEQTWQSETAVSDGTAVVALFGELDIAAASPLGDVLQAAIDRAPRVQVDLERVSFIDSTVLNTFVNAHGRATDTGASLALVNPTGHVRRVLSITGILQLLAEPDSDD from the coding sequence GTGAGGTGCGGTGTGGAACAGACGTGGCAGTCGGAGACGGCGGTGAGCGACGGGACCGCCGTCGTGGCGCTGTTCGGCGAACTCGACATCGCCGCAGCCAGTCCGCTGGGGGACGTCCTGCAGGCCGCGATCGACCGCGCGCCCCGCGTCCAAGTCGACCTGGAGCGGGTCAGCTTCATCGACTCCACCGTGCTGAACACGTTCGTCAACGCCCACGGTCGCGCCACCGACACCGGCGCCAGCCTCGCCCTGGTCAATCCCACCGGCCATGTCCGGCGCGTGCTGTCGATAACCGGGATCCTGCAATTGCTCGCCGAGCCCGACTCCGACGATTAG
- a CDS encoding zinc ribbon domain-containing protein codes for MLLRTGVDEKTGEVLSPAVLAERVGWCADLVAAMVGALLVEHWNSVDVEVLASGRDAGGRRLPSNAWMALRRLGWTTTVPVGVRVNDRVVRMAQEQAGRVLRSVKWRADVTAGVLSTWPADPRRRTPAEWEQVRTAIPGGEGLASSVIKGRTRQVATFLAANGRLPVDVFELEGAPRVPRMLLLAACDRQQATIERSETDPAKALLRLQLPTRSDPRGYGDWTWVACPISLPPTVPTGAVLHLPTLRITGGRVRADVAYTHPVPKARRTGHTVALGVDWGLNTLLSAGALRLHPDGRITALGAGGQFRAAGVLAKQHRLRRHGERLHAKADHYQRLTGRDSQHNLAGKHAVLRDEIGHVSARRSNLNDALAWAAARWAVDQAIASAATVIYVEDLRSMEARGMGRTMNTRLSQQVRGKIVDRIRHLAAEHGVAVVTVPARNTSKHCPQCLTPLRHCKAPDRPSVAGWKWAICPHQSCGWQGDRDHGAWRRIAARGLTHQAKTVTDKTSGHMVIRTVVDTLEATAVVTTTASKASRRDRSKTGPTRHQPPRPTPRRRRAPSPTQPHGRAGKRPEGHAPTDRNRLPRAAHRHQGVNTISTPTTGHQPGGAALGAGFHFHAHASPPRWETIPEIQSNSGSLS; via the coding sequence GTGCTGCTGCGGACGGGGGTGGACGAGAAGACGGGCGAGGTGCTGTCCCCGGCGGTGCTGGCGGAGCGGGTGGGCTGGTGCGCCGATCTGGTGGCGGCCATGGTGGGCGCGCTGCTGGTGGAGCACTGGAACAGCGTGGATGTGGAGGTGTTGGCTTCCGGGCGGGACGCGGGTGGGCGGAGGTTGCCGTCGAACGCGTGGATGGCGTTGCGGCGACTGGGCTGGACGACCACCGTCCCGGTGGGTGTGAGGGTCAATGACCGGGTTGTGCGGATGGCGCAGGAGCAGGCGGGGCGTGTTCTGCGTTCGGTGAAGTGGCGTGCTGATGTGACCGCCGGGGTCCTGTCGACCTGGCCGGCCGATCCGCGCCGGCGCACCCCCGCGGAGTGGGAGCAGGTGCGTACGGCGATCCCGGGCGGGGAGGGCCTGGCGTCGAGTGTCATCAAGGGTCGGACCCGGCAGGTCGCCACGTTTCTTGCCGCCAACGGGCGTTTGCCGGTGGACGTGTTCGAACTCGAAGGTGCCCCGCGGGTTCCGCGGATGCTGCTGCTCGCGGCGTGTGACCGGCAGCAGGCCACGATCGAACGCAGCGAGACCGACCCGGCCAAGGCGCTTTTGCGGTTGCAGTTGCCTACCCGTTCGGATCCGCGTGGGTACGGGGACTGGACGTGGGTGGCGTGTCCGATCAGCCTGCCACCCACCGTCCCTACGGGCGCGGTGTTGCACCTACCCACCCTCCGGATCACCGGCGGCAGGGTGCGCGCTGATGTCGCGTACACGCACCCGGTACCGAAGGCTCGGCGTACCGGTCACACGGTGGCGCTGGGCGTGGACTGGGGGCTGAACACCCTCCTCAGCGCGGGAGCCCTGCGACTGCACCCCGACGGGCGGATCACGGCGTTGGGGGCCGGGGGGCAGTTCCGCGCCGCCGGTGTCCTGGCCAAGCAGCATCGTCTGCGCCGCCATGGTGAGCGGCTGCACGCCAAGGCCGACCACTACCAGCGGCTCACCGGCCGCGACTCGCAGCACAACCTCGCCGGTAAGCATGCCGTCTTGAGGGACGAGATCGGGCACGTGTCCGCCCGGCGTTCGAACTTGAATGACGCGCTCGCGTGGGCTGCCGCCCGCTGGGCGGTGGATCAGGCGATCGCCTCCGCCGCGACCGTCATCTATGTGGAAGATCTGCGGTCGATGGAAGCACGAGGCATGGGCCGCACCATGAACACGCGCCTGTCTCAGCAGGTCCGCGGAAAGATCGTCGACCGGATCCGGCACCTCGCCGCCGAGCACGGGGTCGCCGTGGTCACCGTCCCCGCCCGCAACACCTCCAAACACTGCCCCCAGTGCCTGACCCCGCTACGGCACTGCAAAGCCCCCGACCGGCCGAGCGTGGCCGGCTGGAAGTGGGCCATCTGCCCCCACCAGTCCTGCGGCTGGCAGGGCGACCGCGACCATGGGGCCTGGCGGCGGATCGCCGCCCGCGGCCTGACCCACCAGGCCAAGACCGTCACTGACAAGACCAGCGGGCACATGGTGATCCGTACGGTCGTGGACACCCTCGAAGCCACCGCCGTCGTCACCACCACGGCCAGCAAGGCCAGCCGGAGGGATCGGTCGAAGACCGGCCCCACCCGCCACCAGCCACCACGCCCTACGCCCAGGCGACGCAGGGCACCCTCCCCCACCCAACCCCACGGTCGGGCGGGCAAGCGTCCGGAGGGACACGCACCAACGGACCGGAACAGGCTGCCCCGCGCAGCCCACCGACACCAGGGCGTGAACACGATCAGCACACCCACCACCGGCCACCAGCCGGGAGGAGCAGCCCTAGGCGCAGGATTCCACTTCCACGCCCACGCCTCCCCACCACGATGGGAAACGATCCCGGAAATTCAATCCAATTCAGGATCACTAAGCTGA
- a CDS encoding DUF1877 domain-containing protein, translating to MAVTQQLARLSPGQLAKCRSSVEELDKLCSFDLLPFTEYLNLDWAPAPLIRVFELAQVSTPIAAALRRGLDGDVEINPAYRDHQDTVWEHPVVTLEPDIVADVAALLGQVEPGAVLGALPEDATAALLSIGMPQFDGHPRPYLQRHLAALRDFYAHAAHRRLAVALWWD from the coding sequence GTGGCCGTTACGCAGCAGTTGGCACGACTCTCGCCCGGGCAGCTTGCCAAGTGCCGCAGCTCAGTCGAGGAGTTGGACAAGCTGTGTTCGTTCGACCTGCTGCCCTTCACGGAGTACTTGAACCTCGATTGGGCACCGGCCCCGCTCATCCGCGTGTTCGAGCTAGCGCAGGTCAGCACGCCGATCGCCGCAGCGCTGCGGCGCGGGCTCGACGGCGACGTGGAGATCAATCCGGCCTACCGCGACCACCAAGACACGGTGTGGGAGCATCCCGTGGTGACGCTCGAACCCGACATCGTCGCTGATGTTGCCGCGTTGCTCGGACAGGTTGAACCGGGGGCGGTACTGGGCGCCCTGCCGGAAGATGCCACGGCAGCACTGCTGAGCATCGGAATGCCTCAGTTCGACGGACACCCACGGCCATACCTGCAACGGCATCTCGCCGCGCTGCGCGACTTCTACGCACATGCGGCGCACCGGCGGCTTGCGGTTGCCCTCTGGTGGGACTGA
- a CDS encoding DUF1737 domain-containing protein, with the protein MGLSRTESSAHPHLPLVAREHDGLMATNVGSGTAGRHNATVSDFSEPLGYRLITGPDDAEFCARVSGLLDQGYRLYGSPALTFNGERVIAAQALVLPNSARPEPSEASLR; encoded by the coding sequence GTGGGACTGAGTCGCACCGAATCCTCCGCGCATCCTCATTTGCCGCTGGTCGCGCGCGAGCACGACGGGCTGATGGCGACGAATGTTGGCTCAGGCACAGCCGGGCGGCACAATGCGACGGTGTCAGATTTCTCTGAGCCGCTCGGCTACCGGCTTATCACCGGACCCGATGACGCTGAATTTTGCGCTCGCGTCAGCGGCCTCCTCGACCAGGGCTACCGGCTGTACGGCTCGCCGGCGCTGACCTTCAACGGGGAACGCGTCATCGCCGCTCAAGCGTTGGTCCTGCCAAACTCCGCCAGGCCCGAGCCGTCCGAGGCCAGCCTCAGATAG
- a CDS encoding MazG nucleotide pyrophosphohydrolase domain-containing protein, with translation MQSLPRTATLPELQRYVADMEKQRGFTDRTVLDQCLMLGEEVGELFKAVRKHQQLPIGTTSIVGTVDEELADVLIFVCAVANRYGIDLSEALRRKEQHNEQRTWR, from the coding sequence ATGCAATCACTCCCCCGCACCGCGACGCTGCCCGAGCTTCAGCGCTATGTCGCCGACATGGAAAAGCAGCGCGGCTTCACCGACCGCACGGTGCTGGATCAATGCCTCATGCTTGGCGAAGAGGTCGGTGAGCTGTTCAAGGCAGTCCGCAAGCATCAACAGCTTCCCATCGGCACCACGTCCATCGTCGGCACGGTCGACGAGGAGCTGGCTGATGTCCTCATCTTCGTCTGCGCCGTTGCCAATCGCTACGGCATCGACCTCAGCGAGGCTCTGCGCCGGAAAGAACAACACAACGAGCAACGCACGTGGAGGTAG
- a CDS encoding DUF2199 domain-containing protein, protein MPDHLPGCSCCGSPLDPVDLDIRSALPDPMLHLSPQQRATAWGDRNFQQADGVGAFIRCLMPVRLFGQGTVTYSVWLSVHPDQLRQAYEDWDTPAYAGLRLHGVVANAVKPWPELFGEKARAEVRDVNTLPYLVAEEGSLLSRVLTHEWDRDDVLSRIWHALPISVQQQVTKQWSVQRSAGLAPRIADGVMIFTGPGRTVHFEAFDLPVTTTVDAAVAQMLSRAPSQREGELLERDGEMLRQAFWTSAVLEGRQQYELYGYVAMPGAIACITCMYDDSQDLDWATTVWRSVRYHTR, encoded by the coding sequence ATGCCTGATCATCTGCCTGGTTGTTCTTGCTGCGGGTCGCCGCTGGATCCCGTCGATCTGGACATCCGCTCGGCGCTTCCCGATCCCATGCTTCACCTGTCACCGCAGCAGCGCGCGACAGCCTGGGGCGATCGAAACTTCCAGCAGGCCGACGGTGTGGGCGCGTTCATCCGCTGCCTCATGCCGGTGCGGCTCTTCGGGCAAGGCACGGTCACCTACTCGGTATGGCTCAGCGTGCATCCCGATCAGCTGCGGCAGGCATACGAAGACTGGGACACGCCCGCCTATGCCGGACTGAGGCTGCACGGCGTGGTTGCCAATGCCGTCAAACCATGGCCGGAGCTGTTCGGTGAGAAGGCCCGGGCAGAGGTCCGCGACGTCAACACCTTGCCGTACCTGGTCGCGGAGGAAGGCAGCTTGCTGTCACGGGTCCTGACCCACGAGTGGGACCGTGACGACGTACTCAGCCGCATCTGGCATGCCCTGCCTATCTCGGTCCAACAGCAGGTTACGAAGCAATGGTCGGTGCAACGCAGCGCCGGACTGGCGCCGCGCATAGCCGACGGGGTCATGATCTTCACCGGGCCGGGGCGAACGGTCCACTTCGAGGCCTTCGACCTGCCGGTGACGACCACCGTGGACGCAGCCGTCGCGCAGATGCTCTCGAGAGCACCATCGCAGCGCGAAGGTGAACTCCTCGAGCGCGACGGCGAGATGCTGCGCCAGGCATTCTGGACGTCTGCCGTGCTCGAGGGCCGGCAGCAGTACGAGCTCTACGGCTACGTAGCCATGCCCGGCGCGATCGCCTGCATCACCTGCATGTACGACGACTCGCAGGATCTGGACTGGGCTACCACCGTGTGGCGATCAGTGCGCTACCACACGCGGTGA
- a CDS encoding ATP-binding protein: MTLLSESISEVAVTRLRHAVAASAGATGLAGDGLEDFVLAVHELVTNVVRHGGGSGRLRLMCDAASVSCQVIDHGPGTEDVPIALPRPGTPGHRGLWLAQQLSDSLVIDSGPYGTTATVTARLPGLQSSG, encoded by the coding sequence GTGACTCTATTGTCGGAATCGATCAGTGAGGTCGCGGTGACGCGGCTACGGCACGCCGTCGCCGCATCTGCCGGCGCGACCGGTCTCGCTGGTGACGGGTTGGAGGACTTCGTCTTGGCCGTGCACGAGCTGGTCACCAATGTCGTGCGCCATGGTGGCGGCAGCGGACGACTCCGCCTGATGTGCGACGCCGCATCCGTGTCCTGCCAGGTCATCGACCACGGTCCTGGAACAGAGGATGTTCCGATCGCGCTGCCGCGCCCCGGAACCCCGGGCCACCGGGGCCTGTGGCTGGCCCAGCAGCTCAGCGACAGCCTGGTCATCGATAGCGGGCCGTACGGGACGACAGCAACTGTCACAGCCCGCCTCCCCGGGCTACAGTCGAGCGGGTGA
- a CDS encoding FIMAH domain-containing protein — MRQSIREQVEAGRLNPDAAKDLHTQVDAIAKKIAENDPDQAEKQLKKLREKLGELRRNGKLTADGYDALTADADRIAADLR, encoded by the coding sequence ATGCGGCAGTCGATCCGAGAGCAGGTGGAAGCCGGCCGGTTGAACCCGGATGCCGCGAAGGACCTGCACACCCAGGTGGACGCGATCGCGAAGAAGATCGCCGAGAACGACCCGGACCAGGCCGAGAAGCAGCTCAAGAAGCTGCGCGAGAAGCTCGGCGAGCTGCGACGCAACGGCAAGCTCACCGCCGACGGCTACGACGCCCTGACCGCCGACGCCGACCGGATCGCCGCCGACCTGCGGTAA
- a CDS encoding IS630 family transposase, producing the protein MAERVQVREVDDDEGQRLRRIIRRGTGSVVTWRRAQMVLLSAQGMSVGKIAEVTFTSADRVRDVIHNFNADGFDSLYPKYKGGRPRTFTLPERREIKKIAKSKPAEHGLPFSTWSLAKLADFLVAEGVVDDISHEGLRVLLREEGVSFQRVKTWKTSRDPDYAAKKARVEHLYAIADGEVIPEDHEPEVVFCLDEFGPLNLQPHPGRQWAERGGRHKDPDREPRPRRRATYTRPHGIRHLFAAYDLGKDKLYGHIKPTKHRTRFLEFCRYLRSLHPPQTRIAIVLDNYSPHLSTKKDTRVGDWAAANNVEFAYTPTNSSWLNRIEAQFTALRYFTLDGTDHGSHKQQGSMIRRYIIWRNKNAADERLRMVVARANVV; encoded by the coding sequence GTGGCGGAACGAGTACAGGTGCGCGAGGTCGATGACGATGAGGGGCAGCGGCTGCGGAGGATCATTCGTAGAGGTACTGGTTCGGTGGTGACCTGGCGGCGAGCGCAGATGGTGCTGCTGTCCGCGCAGGGCATGTCGGTGGGGAAGATCGCGGAGGTGACGTTCACCAGCGCGGATCGGGTGCGGGACGTGATCCACAATTTCAACGCCGACGGCTTCGACTCGCTCTACCCAAAGTACAAGGGCGGACGGCCGAGGACGTTCACGCTGCCCGAGCGGCGCGAGATTAAGAAGATCGCCAAGTCCAAGCCAGCCGAGCATGGCTTGCCGTTCTCGACCTGGAGCCTGGCCAAGCTGGCCGACTTCCTGGTCGCTGAGGGGGTGGTCGACGACATCAGCCACGAGGGCCTGCGGGTCCTGCTCCGCGAGGAAGGCGTGTCGTTTCAACGGGTGAAGACCTGGAAGACCTCCCGCGACCCGGACTACGCCGCCAAGAAGGCCCGCGTCGAGCACCTCTACGCAATCGCCGACGGTGAGGTCATACCGGAGGACCACGAGCCCGAGGTCGTGTTCTGCCTGGACGAGTTCGGTCCGTTGAATCTCCAGCCCCACCCCGGACGACAGTGGGCCGAGCGCGGTGGACGGCACAAGGACCCTGACCGTGAGCCCAGGCCCCGACGGCGGGCGACCTACACCCGCCCGCACGGGATCAGGCACCTGTTCGCCGCCTACGACCTGGGCAAGGACAAGCTCTACGGCCACATCAAGCCGACGAAACACCGGACACGGTTCCTGGAGTTCTGCCGCTACCTGCGCAGCCTGCACCCGCCGCAGACCCGGATCGCGATCGTGCTCGACAACTACTCCCCGCATCTGAGCACGAAGAAGGACACCCGGGTCGGCGACTGGGCCGCGGCCAATAACGTCGAGTTCGCCTACACGCCGACCAACAGTTCCTGGCTCAACCGCATCGAGGCCCAGTTCACCGCCCTGCGCTACTTCACGCTCGACGGCACCGACCACGGCAGCCACAAGCAGCAGGGCAGCATGATCCGCCGCTACATCATCTGGCGGAACAAGAACGCCGCCGACGAACGCCTCCGTATGGTCGTGGCCAGGGCAAACGTCGTCTAA
- a CDS encoding MBL fold metallo-hydrolase, which produces MASATFEVTSKPWFGPKARAKEILAAHRVGVVRPGPAALNSMEAVFGDLFGAVQHVRFVDFRMNGQFRYTIAVCWTDSNDRVRDALYRQAPECVAACGWYPLPQGERLHSPEAARVLPPSSDLPLVSDAIMASIAAAANGSDTGTAIRLTMTDGSSLLLDSGFGREDLSADTDRIVLISHHHRDHIGGLEEGRLAGLPVAMPAAAGVDLLAQRRLKAIAGANPITWLEPGTVYRLGEQLTVTPVVVPHMPGSVGYVLDDGARSLTYTGDIVLKSSRHDAMPDLLAAIPHGRESTVLLDGTMAGREEGASQATPATWVAEESTRRDVVVLAHHDHLLYAYLDVFHTVTSGTARNRVNFAVTERVKPLFQVLHDAFIRRRLDSLDPLLSGQYGKSMSAWGESRWLYWLKTGDPRPEGHTVWFLTPEEYGHAAVRPGSAILTVGRVDLLDGLKDEGVDTTPWTGHSDQAALADGIRTLESEGHRVVLFHNFTKRIAKFCRLHGLAATALGSLPQALSRAHAT; this is translated from the coding sequence GTGGCAAGCGCGACTTTCGAGGTGACAAGTAAGCCTTGGTTCGGCCCCAAGGCCCGGGCCAAGGAGATCCTCGCCGCCCATCGAGTCGGCGTGGTCCGACCGGGCCCTGCGGCGCTGAACAGCATGGAAGCGGTATTCGGAGATCTATTCGGTGCCGTGCAGCATGTCCGATTTGTTGACTTTCGGATGAATGGCCAGTTTCGCTACACCATCGCTGTCTGCTGGACCGATTCAAACGACCGCGTTCGTGACGCCCTCTACCGGCAGGCTCCCGAGTGTGTGGCTGCATGCGGCTGGTACCCACTGCCCCAGGGCGAACGGCTGCACAGTCCCGAGGCCGCTCGCGTGCTCCCGCCATCGTCCGACCTCCCCCTGGTCAGCGATGCCATCATGGCAAGCATCGCGGCTGCTGCGAACGGCTCCGACACCGGCACGGCGATCCGTCTGACCATGACCGACGGTTCTAGCCTGCTGCTGGACTCTGGGTTCGGCCGCGAGGACCTAAGCGCGGACACCGACCGGATCGTGCTGATCAGCCATCACCATCGCGATCACATCGGCGGTCTCGAAGAAGGTCGCCTTGCAGGCCTGCCCGTGGCGATGCCGGCCGCTGCCGGTGTCGACCTCCTGGCTCAGCGGCGGCTAAAGGCGATCGCTGGCGCCAACCCGATCACGTGGCTCGAGCCCGGCACCGTCTATCGGCTCGGGGAGCAGTTGACGGTCACTCCCGTGGTCGTCCCCCATATGCCGGGTTCTGTCGGCTACGTCCTGGATGACGGTGCCCGGAGCCTGACGTACACCGGTGACATTGTGCTAAAAAGCTCGCGACACGATGCGATGCCGGATCTGCTTGCCGCAATCCCACATGGCAGGGAGTCCACCGTTCTACTGGACGGGACGATGGCCGGCCGCGAGGAGGGCGCGTCGCAGGCGACCCCGGCCACATGGGTGGCGGAGGAGTCGACCCGCCGCGACGTCGTTGTGCTGGCACACCATGACCACCTCCTATATGCCTACTTGGATGTCTTCCACACCGTCACCTCAGGCACGGCACGCAACCGGGTGAACTTCGCCGTCACCGAACGCGTCAAGCCGCTGTTCCAGGTGTTACACGACGCCTTCATCCGACGGCGGCTGGACTCGCTCGACCCGCTGTTGAGCGGGCAGTACGGCAAGTCGATGAGCGCCTGGGGGGAGTCCCGATGGCTTTACTGGCTCAAAACTGGAGATCCACGGCCCGAAGGCCACACCGTCTGGTTCCTCACGCCAGAGGAGTACGGCCACGCCGCCGTTCGACCGGGCTCAGCGATCCTGACGGTCGGGCGTGTCGATCTTCTAGACGGCCTCAAAGATGAAGGGGTCGACACCACCCCGTGGACGGGCCACTCTGATCAGGCGGCCTTAGCCGACGGAATCCGAACCCTGGAAAGTGAGGGTCACCGCGTGGTCCTCTTCCACAACTTCACCAAGAGGATCGCGAAGTTCTGCAGACTTCACGGCCTCGCGGCGACAGCACTCGGCTCCCTGCCTCAGGCCCTCTCCCGGGCCCACGCCACATAG
- a CDS encoding protein kinase domain-containing protein, with the protein MLGRLLDGRYQCEELLGSGGMGEVWRGRDLRLDRPVAVKVLAAAGLMEPMAAERFDREARAAAGLTHPHIVAVHDFGTEENDSYLIMELVEGRTVSALIADGPLTVLQALSIAVQTCEGIAAAHAAGVVHRDVKPGNLIVTAAGTVKICDFGIARLPWAEGENTLTEPATKLGTSSYMSPEQALGQPVDQRTDLYGLGCTLYAMLAGGPPFVGEPLGVLHQHVNAPPQPLRERRPDVPAELEALAAVLLAKDPAGRPADAVEVRDRLAALLPRAGTPVPLVPVTPAEPGRSGRSTPVTARPPRPGTARHRRRGAVGGGPARCRAARPDRRHAARSRRPHLDRGAGHAVGIGHHGRGAPRAGRAAHRRARHADAAGRRVRHPQPGQPNAEPSGHLPCAEPHCTR; encoded by the coding sequence GTGCTGGGACGTCTGTTGGATGGCCGTTACCAGTGCGAGGAACTGCTGGGCAGCGGCGGCATGGGTGAGGTGTGGCGCGGTCGCGACCTGCGCCTGGACCGCCCGGTGGCGGTCAAGGTGCTCGCCGCGGCGGGCCTGATGGAGCCGATGGCCGCGGAACGCTTCGACCGCGAGGCCCGTGCGGCGGCCGGGCTGACCCATCCGCACATCGTCGCTGTCCACGACTTCGGCACCGAGGAGAACGACTCCTACCTGATCATGGAGCTGGTGGAGGGGCGGACCGTGTCCGCACTGATCGCCGACGGTCCGCTCACTGTCCTGCAGGCGTTATCGATCGCCGTGCAGACCTGCGAGGGGATCGCCGCCGCGCACGCGGCCGGGGTGGTGCACCGTGACGTGAAGCCGGGCAACTTGATCGTCACCGCCGCGGGCACCGTGAAGATCTGCGATTTCGGCATCGCTCGCCTTCCTTGGGCAGAGGGGGAGAACACCCTCACCGAGCCGGCGACCAAGCTGGGCACCAGTTCGTACATGTCTCCCGAGCAGGCCCTGGGCCAGCCGGTGGACCAGCGCACCGACCTGTACGGGCTGGGCTGCACCCTCTACGCGATGCTCGCCGGCGGTCCGCCGTTCGTCGGCGAGCCGCTCGGCGTGCTGCATCAGCACGTCAACGCGCCGCCCCAGCCGCTGCGCGAGCGTCGGCCCGACGTCCCCGCCGAGCTGGAGGCCCTGGCCGCCGTACTGCTGGCCAAGGATCCCGCCGGCCGGCCGGCCGACGCGGTCGAGGTCCGGGACCGCCTCGCAGCCCTGCTGCCCCGGGCCGGCACGCCGGTTCCTCTTGTGCCGGTCACGCCGGCGGAGCCGGGCCGGTCGGGACGGTCCACGCCGGTGACAGCTCGTCCGCCCAGGCCGGGCACGGCACGGCATCGGCGCAGGGGAGCTGTTGGCGGCGGCCCTGCTCGGTGTCGTGCTGCTCGCCCTGACCGGCGTCACGCTGCTCGATCGCGACGACCACACCTCGATCGCGGGGCCGGCCACGCCGTCGGCATCGGCCACCACGGCCGTGGCGCCCCGCGTGCCGGCCGTGCCGCTCACCGTCGCGCCCGCCACGCCGACGCTGCGGGCCGTCGCGTCCGCCACCCGCAACCCGGCCAGCCCAACGCCGAGCCCTCGGGCCACCTCCCGTGCGCCGAGCCCCACTGCACCCGCTGA
- a CDS encoding IS701 family transposase — protein sequence MAGVLASFAGRFGRVEPRRTAAAFVTGLLSDIEVKTCWQLAEQAGHARPDAMQRLLYRAVWDADAVRDDLRTVIVDRFGDPDAVLVVDETGDLKKGVHSVGVQRQYTGTAGRIENAQVGVFLGYAGRDGHTLIDRRVYLPVSWTEDRGRCQGAGVPDEVEFATKSELAADMITAAVDAGVPVAWAAADEAYGNSSVFRAHLRQHRLGYVLAVSRSHLVPLDGGKVRLRADRIAAELPASAWQRRSAGAGSKGPRFYDWAWLDDVTTDADPDDGGQHSLLIRRNTSTGELAFYRCWTPRPATLTHLVRVAGIRWTVEEAFQTARGQVGLDQHQVRRWDSWHRFTTLALAALAVLAICAADATDEPAKTGLIKLTVNEVRRLINAFIIRPIHELPHRLRWSQWRRRHQARARRSHYKRRLNAELQP from the coding sequence CTGGCCGGGGTGCTCGCCTCCTTCGCGGGCCGGTTCGGGCGGGTCGAGCCGCGCCGGACGGCGGCGGCATTCGTGACCGGCCTGTTGTCGGATATCGAGGTCAAGACGTGTTGGCAGTTGGCGGAGCAGGCCGGACACGCCCGGCCGGATGCGATGCAGCGGCTGTTGTATCGGGCGGTGTGGGACGCCGATGCCGTCCGTGACGATCTGCGGACGGTGATCGTCGACCGGTTCGGTGACCCGGACGCGGTCTTGGTCGTCGACGAGACGGGGGATCTGAAGAAGGGCGTTCACTCGGTCGGGGTGCAACGCCAGTACACCGGCACCGCCGGCAGGATCGAAAACGCGCAGGTCGGGGTGTTCCTCGGCTACGCCGGCCGGGACGGGCACACCCTGATCGACCGCAGGGTCTACCTGCCGGTGTCGTGGACCGAGGACCGGGGCCGCTGCCAGGGCGCCGGTGTCCCGGACGAGGTCGAGTTCGCCACGAAATCTGAGCTGGCAGCCGACATGATCACCGCAGCCGTCGACGCCGGCGTTCCAGTGGCATGGGCTGCCGCGGACGAGGCCTACGGCAACAGCAGCGTCTTCCGCGCTCACCTGCGTCAACACCGGTTGGGCTATGTCCTGGCCGTGTCTCGCAGCCACCTGGTGCCCCTCGACGGCGGCAAGGTCCGTCTCCGCGCCGACCGCATCGCGGCCGAACTACCGGCGTCAGCGTGGCAGCGCCGCAGTGCCGGCGCCGGATCGAAAGGGCCACGCTTCTACGACTGGGCCTGGCTCGACGATGTCACCACCGACGCCGACCCCGACGACGGCGGCCAGCACAGCCTCCTGATCAGGCGCAACACTTCCACCGGGGAGTTGGCCTTCTACCGATGCTGGACCCCACGCCCGGCCACCCTCACCCACCTCGTGCGGGTCGCCGGGATCCGCTGGACCGTCGAAGAGGCCTTCCAGACCGCCAGAGGCCAGGTCGGCCTCGACCAGCACCAGGTCCGCCGCTGGGACTCCTGGCACCGCTTCACCACCCTGGCCCTGGCCGCCCTCGCCGTCCTGGCGATCTGCGCCGCCGACGCCACCGACGAACCCGCGAAGACCGGATTGATCAAGCTGACCGTCAACGAAGTCCGTCGTTTAATCAACGCCTTCATCATCCGACCGATCCACGAACTCCCCCACCGTCTGCGCTGGTCACAGTGGCGGCGCCGCCATCAAGCCCGAGCCCGACGATCCCACTACAAACGACGCCTCAACGCCGAACTTCAGCCATGA